CTTATTAATGGGGTAAAAGTCATGACTATTATTAAAAAATAAATATGAACCAAAATAAAATTGTAAAAAAGCTCTATTTGATTTTACAAATCCAAACTTAGATTCAACTTCCTGCTTAAATGTGAACTTTTGATTTGGTAGCAGCTCAATAAACATATCCTTTTTTATTCTATAATCTATTTCTGAATCGAAAATGGTTCTATGCCTCTCAGAATTTGTCGAATTAAGAATTTTAGCTGATTTAAATCTTCCAATATAAAATGAATGACTAATATTATCTTGATTTATTATGCTGTGGGTAAAAACATTATCTTCTTTATCATACTTTAATGTATAATAGACAGGAGAATCTAAAACAGGAGATCTGTCATCAATTTCTGATACTAGGAAAATTAAACCATTGCTCTTAAAAACATTTTCTTGTGAGTATAATGGAAATATAATAATTACTAATTGGAGTAAAATTAATCTTTTCATTCGCACTCACCATTATCTTCTGTATCATTAAAATCTTTTTCAAAGGAAGCTGCGGGTCTTGGAGGAATAGAATATTTCCATGGATCTAGCAATACACCAACAACTGTTCCTAAATCAGGTTTTAGATCAAAATGTTGTGGATAATCCTCTTTTAATTGCTCCATTGTAGGAGTGTTTGGAGTTATTCCTAATTCAATATCTACTTGTGCTGCATTATCAAATGCTTGCACTTCTTTATCAATACCATAAACAAAGCCTTGTGTAGCTTGAACATTATGAGTTCCTTCATGAGTTAATCTACCAGGTAATTCGTCTAATGTAATACTTAATGATGGATTATTATTTATATTTATAACCTCATCTTTAAAACCAAAATAATTTATATGCTGAGCTCTAGTTGTTGTTCCTAGATCTTTATATTTTATCTGTCCCTTATCATTTAAATCTTTTAAATTTGATACAACTTTCTGGCCATAGTCAGTTTCACCAAAGTTTGTCCCACCTATAACATCAATTGCAATAGTGATATCATCATCTCCTGGATTAGCTCTAAATTCAGCTAACCCCAACGGATCTATATAGTTAATCGGATCATTCCCAACATAAGCATACCAGTTTGTGCCATCACGGATTGGATCAACAGTCGTCCATCTCATGTTAACCGGTGAATAGTCTCTAAATCCGTAATTATATAATCCTGTTTCCATATCTTCTATTTTACCATTATATCCGAAAAAGTTTTCCTTGTCAGGCCAATTCCACATATTAACAGTATTACCAAATACAGTATATTTTACAGGTCTAATTGAATTATTTTCTTCATAAGCTACAACTGAACCTAAATTATCATGTCTATAAAAAGTTTCATGTGTATAATGCCATCTAGTTTCATCTGTTGTTAATACTTGCGAATACAAATAATCATGTTCTAAAACTTGAATATCATGCCAATTATTTGGATAAACTCTTTCTTCAAGCAATGTATTAAAACTAAATCCATCATAAGTATAATTAGATACAGTCTCTTCTACACTTTTAAAACTTGCATTGGCTTTGCCTTTGTTCTTAAAATCTATATTGTTCTCGCTATAATAACCAACAGATCGAGAGTTTCTTCTTCCAATACATCGTATGTATAAGTTATTTTTTGTACATCTTCTATATAAGTAGATAGTCTGTTTTCAAAATTGTAGGACATATCAATTTCATTTCCATTAACAATCTCTTTAATCATATTTCCATTATAGTCAAACTCAAAGCTTTTTTTACCAGCTACTAACAATTGATTTTCTTCATTGTAACTATAATCAACTGTACCAAAAGGAGTTGTTTTAGAATTTATATTACCATTCACATCATAGTTAAACTCTTCACTCCATATATTTTTATTAAAATCAAGATATTTCCATGATGGATTAATAAGATCTGAAGCGTCTCGAACTAATTGTTGCTCTTCAAATGACATGTCCCAACGATCTAAACTATTTTTATTACTTCTTTTTCCATTATTTATCTTTAATTGTGAATTATAATTCCATATATCATGCTTATCTTTAAAATACCCTAAATCTTTTAATTCAGCAAAAGATTGTTTTAAATAGCCAGAGTCATAAGAATACTCTGCCTTTGCAAGCTGTCCTAAGGCATTGTAATCATATGAGCTCATTGCTCCTGTTTCATCTACAGAAAGTATTTTCTGTCCTAATTCATTATATACAAAACTTTCAGCTCGAACTATTTGTCGGCGGTTTTTATGTAAGTATGAAGTCATTCTTCCAACAGCATCATAAGACATAATGGAAGTATCATTATCACTTTCTCTTAAAACTTCTTGACCAAGTTCATTGTAACTGATGTTAAACTCTCTAGTCATGGCACTATGGGAATAATGTGTGTTTTCGTTTTTCTTAACTTTAGTTAAACAGTTTTTACAGCAGATGCTTTCTGATGAAAAGAACTCTGTACTATCAAGAGCCACCAGGATGGCTCCATTAAGTCCACTGTACTTTTTGAGATAACCATTTTTTTAATCCATTCGAAAGATTTTAAATATGCTGGATATAAAAGGGAGGCTTCACATTCATCAAGTAGGTTTCTTATATGATTATCTGTTGGAATCATCTCAATTCCAAATAATGATCTGGCATTATTTTTCCCTTTTGAGTTCTCCATGGCTTTCTGGTGTGAAAGGAACGATTGATTCTGCATATGAAAACATGAATAAGCGGCCTATGCGACATCTGACATTTTATATTGCGTGTTTCTCACTGATCTATTATCAGGGAAATGCTCAATGCTATCGTAGAGAAAAGATAAAAATGTATTAAATGCTGATTTTCCGGCTCCCATTGAAAATTTTATAACAGAAAAGCAAAAATTATAAAACCCTTTTCAAGAGAATATTTTATAAAAAGTATTTTATGTTTATATTTGAACATTGCTATGCGATGGTTTTAATAAGGAGAATTGCTGACTGTAAACACTTAATATTGATTTTATCACGACATTAAAATATAATGTTTTGCGATAGAAGTATGTAATTCTCTATGTTAAAAGGAATTATACGTGTTTATAGAAAAATATAAAAAGGATGTAATATATATGTCATTTATGGAACAAGTTAAAAAGAGATGGGTAGAGAACAACACCCTTGTATGTGTTGGATTAGATCCTGATGTAGAGAAGATACCAGCAAAATATAGGGAGTTAGAAAACCCTTTATTTGCATTTAATAAGGATATTATTGATGCTACAGCCCAGTACGTATGCTGCTACAAACCACAAATTGCATATTATAACGGTGTTGGCCTTGAGAGGGACTTAGAGCTTACAATTAATTATATTCATGAGTCTTATCCAGGAATACCTGTAATATTAGATGCTAAACGTGGAGATATTGGTTCAACAGCTCAAATGTATGTAAAAGAGGCTTTTACTCGATATAAAGCGGACTCTGTTACTGTAAACCCGTATATGGGTGGAGATACCTTGGAGCCATTTTTAGAACAAAAAGATAAGGCTACAATTATACTTTGTAGAACTTCTAACCCAGGAGCTGTTGATCTTCAGGACCTAGAAATTGATGGGAAACCACTCTATATGCATGTTGCTAGTAAGGCGACTAATAGTTGGAATAGGAATAAAAACATTCTTCTAGTAGTAGGTGCAACTTATCCTGAGGAGCTTAAAAAAATTAGAGAAGTTATTGGGGATATCCCATTTTTAACACCCGGTATTGGTGCTCAAGGTGGCGATGTGGAGAAGGCTGTTAAAGCTGGAACTACACCAGATGGTACTGGAATGATAATTAACTCATCCCGTGGTATTATCTACGCAGAAGACCCTTCTATTGCAGCTAAAAGTTTAAGGGATGAAATAAACCTATATAGATAGTAATATAAAGGGGCTTTATTTAAAGTTGTATTTTTTAATAGCCCCTTTTTTTATTTAGTATGTTTTAAAACCTTATTTAGGAACTTTCTAACCCTAGGATCTTCACTATTGTTTAATACATCACTTGCCGAACCACACTGAACAATCCCCTCATCCTCTATAAACATAACCTTATCAGCTGCTTCCTTGGCAAAACCCATTTCATGGGTAACTAGTACCAACTGCATTCCCTCATTTCTTAACTCATATATAAGGTCTAAAACTTCTGATGTATATTCAGGGTCTAAAGCTGATGTAGGTTCATCTAATAAAAGATACTCCGGTTTTATTGCAACAGCCCTACATATTGCTATCCTCTGTTGTTGACCTCCTGATAGTGCTATAGGTTTTTTATTCCCCTGATTCCCTAGATTAAACCTATCTAAAAGATCAAATGCCATCTCCTTTGCAATCTTAGGTTTTACATTATGAACCTTAATTAGGGGTAAGGTTATATTTTCAACTGCAGTTAAGTGGGGAAATAGGTTGTATGCTTGATATACCATACCTATTCTTTTTCTATATTGGGATAGATATTTCTCGTCGTATATAATTTGTTTATTATTAATTATTACATCTCCACCCTGGGGTTTTTCGAGGCCTGCTAATAACCTTAATAGGGTAGTTTTTCCCCCACCTGAGGGGCCTATTAAAACTAGAGAGTCAAAATCCTCTAGTTTTATTGAAACATCGGTTAAAACCCTATGATTTCCAAAACTCTTTGAGAGATTTTTAAGCTCAAGTTTCATATTTAAATTTCCTTTCTAAGTAGCCTGTTAATATAGATATAGGTATAGTTAATAGTAGATACCCAACTGCTAAAGGTACATAACTCTCAATTGTAGAGAATGTATTTGCATTTATCTCCCTAGCTGCCATTGTAAACTCTTTAATAGCAATAATAGATAGAAGGGATGAGTCCTTAATTAAAGATGCAAACTGCCCTGCAAGGGGTGGTAAAACCCTGGTTAAAACCTGGGGAAAGAGAATATACCTATAGGTTTGTGTCTTACTTAACCCTATGGCCTTAGCAGTCTCCCTTTGTGTCTCTCCAATACTATCAACACCAGCTCTAATTATTTCTGCAATATAAGCACCGGAGAAGAAAGACATTATTATTACACCTGCTACATACCTATTATCTATACCAATAAAATTAGCCACAACATAGAAAAATATTAATATCTGTACTATTAGGGGGGTACCTCTAATAATTTCTATATATATTTTTGAAACGACTCTTAGCGGTAGGAATCGACTTCTGCCAAAAACTCCAAAAAATAAACCTATAATAACACTAAATAGCAGACTTATTAGGGATAGAACTATTGTAGTGTAAAAACCAGTTAATAGGTTATCCTTATATTTATATACATTGTCCCACCTGAGATCATAATCAAGAATTGAGAAACCCTTAATTATAAATATTGCCAGAAAAATAAATATAATAGTAAAATTTAAGAGTATAGCCCCCCTCGGAGGTCTATCCGAGGGATTTTTTAATAAAAAATATCTTTTTAAACTAAACATTAAATATCAAAGAAAAATGGAATTCCGGAATCATCGAAGATAGTCTTTATATATCCTAGATATTTATCACCTAACTTATTAAAGCCTCCATTATCCTGGTACTCTTTAATAAACTTATTAACATCCCTTAAAAGCTCATCATTACCTTTTTTAACAGCCATTCCCCAATACCCCTCTGACCCTGGTAGAGGTTCTAGATTCATTCTTGTAGTTTCAATATTTCTTTGGTAATTTTCGTATACTGTTAAAACATCGTATATAAAAATATCTGCCTTCCCCTGGGAAACTTCTAAAACACAGGCTGCTACCTCATCAAAAAGTCTAACTTCCGCTTTTTTAAAAATATTTTTGGCTAAATTAGCTCCAGTAGTTCCAGATTTAACAGCAACAACTACACCCTCTTTATCAGCATCTGCAAAACCTGTTACTTTTGATTCATTATTAATTAGTAGGCTTAACCCAGACTTAATATACGGGTTAGAAAAGTCAACTACCTGAGCTCTTTCATCAGTAATTGTCATTGAGGATATAATGATATCCGCCTTATTTGTCTGTAAAGAAGGGATAAGGCCTGTCCATGCGATATTCTCAATAACCACTTCTCTACCTAAGTATTTACCAAGATCCTTAGCAATATCTACACTTATTCCAGAAGGGTTTCCACTCTCATCACTCATTTCAAATGGTGGATATTGTAGTTCCATTGCAACTGTTAATTTATTATTATTATCATCCTTACAACCAAGAAATGATAATAGAATTATTGATATTATTAATAACTTTTTCATCTATTAACTCCTTTTTAAATAGTATACTAAGGATTTAAATAAATAAAAAGTATTTTATTAGGAATAATTATTAACTAGGTTTTTTAATCATCATATCCTGAACTTCAGCCGCTTTTTTAGCATCCATAAACAGAATCCATGTTGATGAGTTTGATACCCGACCATCCCTTAAAGCTATTTCATCCTCTTTTCTTAGAGTATCAACAACCTTAAGAACAGGGTAGTTATTTAAAATATCCACTACTGATTGTGGTGGAAGAGCAGCAAGATAGCTTACAGTTGTTTCTAGGTTTTTCTGTTCATCATTATACCTATTTAGAGCCTCTTCTAGGGATTTCTCCTTATCTATGATTGCAGCTTCTTTCTCCTTTAACTCTTCTAAGACCTGTCTATTTTTAGCCTCTTCTAAAGTGATACCCTCTTCCCTGGATTTTAAAGCGATCTCCCTTCTCTCAATTGCTTCCCTCTCTTTTACTAAACGTACCGCATCAAGGAGGTAGATATTAGACTCTTCATCGACAACTGGAGTCTCCTCATCAATTCCTACTAAATTTGTTATAAAATTAAGAGAGTCTCCCCTATCTATAACACCTAAAAAGTCAAACCATAAAATTCCACCAATTATTAAAATAACTATAAGAAGTAGTAGCAGTATGGATTTCCCTATCATTCCTGCGATTGAATTATTAGCCATTATACAGTACCCCCAAGTAATCTTTCTCTAATTTTTGATGAGTTATTTATCTCATTTATAAACATTGTCTCTTCTTTAAGACTCTCTTTTTTATACTTTTTAAGGGAGTTATCCTTTAGTTTATCTATAACTTTTCTCTCCATGGATTTTTGAAGATAAACCTCTTTAACCCTATCCCTATCTAACTCTTTCTCTTTTAAAAGGGACTCTTCCCTCTTCTTTTGGTATAACAATCTATCTTCATATATACATTTAACCTGCATCTGGCTTATATCCACACTACTTAATCTAGAGGAGTTTAACTTACTCTCTATTTCTGAGATTCTGTTTTTTACCAGTTGAACTTCTTTATTAGCTAGTCCAAGTTTAGCTTCCCACTCTTTTTCAATATTTTCTCTAATTGATAAAACAGTCTCTAGGTTAAATTTAAACTTTTTCATTAAGCTTCACCATCAAAATTATGCCCCGAAATAAAGCCTTGTCTAGAAAGGGTCTCATCTATTGATACCCCCTCATCAATATCCTGTCTTAAAAAGTTATTTATATCCTGCATCTTATCTATAGCTTCATCAATATCAGGGTTAGAACCCTTTGCATAGGCTCCAATATTTATTAAATCTTCCTTATCCCTATATAGGGCTAACATCTTTCTTATGTAACCTATATTCTGCTGTACAGGCTTACTTGTAATTTTATTAGTAAGTCTGGATACAGATTGTAAAACATCAATAGCGGGATAGTGAAATTTATGGGCTAGATCCCTACTTAGTACTATGTGACCATCTAAAATTCCCCGTACTGCATCTGCAATTGGTTCATCCATATCATCACCTTCTACTAGTATTGTATAAAAGCCTGTAATAGAACCTCTCTCATTGGTTCCAGCCCTTTCTAAGAGTTTAGGTAACATAGTAAAAACCGATGGAGTGTATCCCCTTGTGGCTGGAGGTTCCCCAGTAGAGAGACCGATCTCCCTCTGAGCCATTGCAAAACGTGTTACAGAGTCAAAAAGAAGCATAACGTCCTTTCCTTGATCTCTAAAATATTCTGCTACAGCTGTAGCGACAAATGCCCCTTTTAACCTGGCAAGTGGGGGAGAATCCCCAGTAGCAACTATAATAACAGATCTTTTAAGACCCTCTTCTCCTAGGTCATTTTCAAGAAACTCACGAACCTCTCGACCCCTCTCTCCAATTAATGCAATTACATTTATATCCGCATCTGTATTTCTTGCAACCATTCCCATTAGTGTTGATTTACCAACACCAGATCCTGCAAAAATACCTACACGTTGCCCCTTCCCTATAGGGATTAGACCGTCTATGGATTTAACACCTGTTACAACCCTATCTTCTATTTTTTTCCTTGTCATTGCATCAGGAGGAGTATTCATAGCAGGGTATCTCTTTCCATCGACAATTGCTCCCTTACCATCTGTAGGCCTACCAAGGCCATCAAAAACCCGGCCTAACATAGAATCGGATACATTGACATGAAGAGTCTCTCCACTTGCTGTTACAAGGGATCCAATTTTAACACCATCCATCTCGCCGTAGGCCATAAGTTGAACCTTAGTTCCCTTAAGTGCAACAACTTCACACCAAAGACGTCCGGGGTTCTTTTTATCCTTATCAGGATCAATAGTTATATAACATAACTCTCCAATAACAGCTTGAGGTCCAGTGCTCTCGATAACCATACCATGAATACCAGTTACGCTTCCTGTAAACTTAACAGGTTCGAGCTCTTTTAAAGTTGAAATGTATTTATCAAAGATCTCCAAATTCCTCTAACCTCTTCTTCTCCATATCCGCTTTAATAGGCATTAAGTCCCGAATTCTATCTTCTATCTCTCTTAACTGACTGGATATTCTTGCATCTATTCGACCAAGGTTAGTCTCAATTATACAACCACCCTTCTCTATAGTTGAATCTTCTAATACCGTAATTGCAGAGACACTCTCTATCATCTCCATAAAATCTTTTATGTGTTCTGTTGTTAAAGCAACATCTGCTAAGTTTACCTTAATCTCAACTTCACCCCGGCTTTTCATTTTTCTTAAGGCCTGAATAACATTACTTAAAACAACATTTTTTTGCTCTTCCGAGATTACTTTAACTACTTTCTGAGATATTAATAAAACAAGCTCAACCATTTGGTTTTCAGCCTCCATTATTATATCCCGTCTCTTATCAATGGCTGCATTTAAAACTTTATGAACCCTATCAACTAATCTTTGGACCTCATCTCTACCAGAGTTATACCCCTCTTCCTTTCCAAGGTTAACTCCCTCGTTATAAGCTTCAGCCTTTATTTTCTCAGTCTCAGCCTTTGCTTCGTTGATTATTTTTTCTGCTTCATCTTTAGCTCTGTTTAAGGTTAAAGTAGCTTCGTCTATTAGTTTATTTGACTCAATTTGTGCATCATCAACCTTATCTTGAGCCATTTTCGCACTAGATTCCTGGGCTCTCTCTTTAATCTGGTTAGCTTCATTTTCAGCTTGAGATACAAGAAAACTCTTCTCCTGCTCCCACCTTTGCTTAAACTCTTCAGCTTCCCTTCTTAGATCGTCTGCTGTAGGCCCTGTATACTCTTCCATCTCAGTAAGTTCATCTAACTCTTCAACTTCTTCTATACTTTCAAAAACAGGAGCTTGGATTTCTACTTTTTGTACGAGATTCATTATTTCCATTGGTCTAAATACATTTTTTGCCATCTAACTGCTCCTTAAACCAGTACGTCCTCTTCACCACTTCTGGCAATGATAACTTCACCTTGTTCCTCAAGTTTTCTAATAATTGAAACTATTTTCTGCTGGGCATCCTCTACATCCTTCCGTCTTGTAGGTCCCATATACTCCATATCCTCTTTTAATAGGGCTGCAGCCCTCTTACTCATATTTCTATATATTTTATCTTGAACATCCGCATCTACACCCTTAAGAGCTTTTGATAACTCGGAAGTATCAACTTCACGCATAATTTTCTGAATTGATTTATCATCAAGCATAACAATATCCTCGAATACAAACATTCTCTTCTTAATCTCTTCTGCTAACTCTGGATCATCCTCTTCTAGAACCTCAATAATACTCTTCTCTGTTGTTCTATCTACAAGGTTTAAAATCTCAACAATACTCTCAACACCACCAGCTGACGTATAATCTTCCTGGGATACTGATGATAGTTTTTTCTCTAGAACCCTCTCAACTTCCCTTAAAATCTCAGGGGATGTTCTCTGCATTGTTGCAATTCTCCTAGCAACATCAGACTGCTTCTCTGCCGGAAGTTGCCCTAGAATAATTGATGCTTTTGCCGGTTCTAAGTAGGCTAGAATAAGTGCAATAGTTTGTGGATGCTCCTGCTGAATAAAGTTTAAAAGATGGGCAGGGTCAGTTCTTCTAATAAAATCAAATGGTCTAGTTTGTAGGGAAGAAGTTAATCTATTTATTATATCAACAGCTTTTTGATTCCCAAGGGATTTCTCTAGTAACTCTCTAGCGTAGTCAATACCACCATTAGATATAAAATCCTGTGCTATCATTAACTCTTGAAACTCTGCTAAAACCTTATCTCTCTGCTCAGAATCGATATTCTCTAATCTGGCAATTTCAAAGGTTAATATTTCAATTTCATCTTCCCTTAGGTGTTTAAAAATTTCCGAGGATATTTCAGATCCAAGGGTTACAAGGAAAATTGCGGCCTTTTGCCGTCCTGTAAGTTCCTCTTTGTGGGTCTGCTTCTTCTTAGCCATCTATTTCCTACTCCTCTGATAACCAGGTTCTAATTAACTGTGCAACATCTTCAGGGTGTTCCCGTGCCACATTTATAGCCTGTTCTTGCATCTCTAATCTTGCTCTATCTTCAACCGACATCTCTACTTCCATGCCATCTTCTTCTGCACTTCTAAGAGCAGCTTCCCTCATAGCCTGGTGCTGTCTAGCCATCTCTTCTTCTTTTAATCTTCGACGTCTTTCAAGCTCTTTTGAAACCATTCTCATAATAACAAAGATGATAACTATTAATACAAACCCTAAAACAGAGAAAAGTAAAATCTTTTTTCTATTTTGTGCATCTCTTTCTAATTTATTCTCTAACTCAAACTCACTAGTTCTATCAAACTGTATTGCTTGAACAGTAACTGAATCACCATTTTGAATATCATAATTTATTGCATGTTTAATTAACTCTTCAGCTGCTAATATGTCTTCTTTTGTTAGTGGTATAAACTTTCTTACAATCTGACCATTCTCAATTAGAACATTACCATCTTTATCATACTGTTTCTCCCACTTACCATCAATATTTACAGCTACAGAAGTTCTCTCTTTTTTCCACTGACTCTTAACCTGTTTAGTATTAACAGTATTTACAACTTTATTTACAATCTCGCTACTTTGATTATAAGTCCCAGCCATTGTATCTAACTCTTGATATTGGGGAGGTGTTTGTCCCTCGGCTCCCGCCGGTCCTTCTGGAGTAAATCCTGAACCTTGAAATTCTGTTTTATTTATCTGTCTAGATATCTCAATAGACTCTTGGTTAACCTCTTCAGAGTAACCTGTAGCAGGATTATCCTTAGTTGTAATTATTGGGGTATGTTCCTCCTTATCAACTTCAACAACATCGGTATTCAGTGTTATATCTAAGTTAACTAGGGCTACCCTATCCTCTGTAAATATT
Above is a genomic segment from Thiospirochaeta perfilievii containing:
- the pyrF gene encoding orotidine-5'-phosphate decarboxylase encodes the protein MFIEKYKKDVIYMSFMEQVKKRWVENNTLVCVGLDPDVEKIPAKYRELENPLFAFNKDIIDATAQYVCCYKPQIAYYNGVGLERDLELTINYIHESYPGIPVILDAKRGDIGSTAQMYVKEAFTRYKADSVTVNPYMGGDTLEPFLEQKDKATIILCRTSNPGAVDLQDLEIDGKPLYMHVASKATNSWNRNKNILLVVGATYPEELKKIREVIGDIPFLTPGIGAQGGDVEKAVKAGTTPDGTGMIINSSRGIIYAEDPSIAAKSLRDEINLYR
- the fliH gene encoding flagellar assembly protein FliH, coding for MAKNVFRPMEIMNLVQKVEIQAPVFESIEEVEELDELTEMEEYTGPTADDLRREAEEFKQRWEQEKSFLVSQAENEANQIKERAQESSAKMAQDKVDDAQIESNKLIDEATLTLNRAKDEAEKIINEAKAETEKIKAEAYNEGVNLGKEEGYNSGRDEVQRLVDRVHKVLNAAIDKRRDIIMEAENQMVELVLLISQKVVKVISEEQKNVVLSNVIQALRKMKSRGEVEIKVNLADVALTTEHIKDFMEMIESVSAITVLEDSTIEKGGCIIETNLGRIDARISSQLREIEDRIRDLMPIKADMEKKRLEEFGDL
- the fliG gene encoding flagellar motor switch protein FliG, whose translation is MAKKKQTHKEELTGRQKAAIFLVTLGSEISSEIFKHLREDEIEILTFEIARLENIDSEQRDKVLAEFQELMIAQDFISNGGIDYARELLEKSLGNQKAVDIINRLTSSLQTRPFDFIRRTDPAHLLNFIQQEHPQTIALILAYLEPAKASIILGQLPAEKQSDVARRIATMQRTSPEILREVERVLEKKLSSVSQEDYTSAGGVESIVEILNLVDRTTEKSIIEVLEEDDPELAEEIKKRMFVFEDIVMLDDKSIQKIMREVDTSELSKALKGVDADVQDKIYRNMSKRAAALLKEDMEYMGPTRRKDVEDAQQKIVSIIRKLEEQGEVIIARSGEEDVLV
- a CDS encoding flagellar export protein FliJ, which encodes MKKFKFNLETVLSIRENIEKEWEAKLGLANKEVQLVKNRISEIESKLNSSRLSSVDISQMQVKCIYEDRLLYQKKREESLLKEKELDRDRVKEVYLQKSMERKVIDKLKDNSLKKYKKESLKEETMFINEINNSSKIRERLLGGTV
- a CDS encoding periplasmic-type flagellar collar protein FlbB; translation: MANNSIAGMIGKSILLLLLIVILIIGGILWFDFLGVIDRGDSLNFITNLVGIDEETPVVDEESNIYLLDAVRLVKEREAIERREIALKSREEGITLEEAKNRQVLEELKEKEAAIIDKEKSLEEALNRYNDEQKNLETTVSYLAALPPQSVVDILNNYPVLKVVDTLRKEDEIALRDGRVSNSSTWILFMDAKKAAEVQDMMIKKPS
- a CDS encoding amino acid ABC transporter ATP-binding protein; the encoded protein is MKLELKNLSKSFGNHRVLTDVSIKLEDFDSLVLIGPSGGGKTTLLRLLAGLEKPQGGDVIINNKQIIYDEKYLSQYRKRIGMVYQAYNLFPHLTAVENITLPLIKVHNVKPKIAKEMAFDLLDRFNLGNQGNKKPIALSGGQQQRIAICRAVAIKPEYLLLDEPTSALDPEYTSEVLDLIYELRNEGMQLVLVTHEMGFAKEAADKVMFIEDEGIVQCGSASDVLNNSEDPRVRKFLNKVLKHTK
- a CDS encoding RHS repeat domain-containing protein → MALDSTEFFSSESICCKNCLTKVKKNENTHYSHSAMTREFNISYNELGQEVLRESDNDTSIMSYDAVGRMTSYLHKNRRQIVRAESFVYNELGQKILSVDETGAMSSYDYNALGQLAKAEYSYDSGYLKQSFAELKDLGYFKDKHDIWNYNSQLKINNGKRSNKNSLDRWDMSFEEQQLVRDASDLINPSWKYLDFNKNIWSEEFNYDVNGNINSKTTPFGTVDYSYNEENQLLVAGKKSFEFDYNGNMIKEIVNGNEIDMSYNFENRLSTYIEDVQKITYTYDVLEEETLDLLVIIARTI
- a CDS encoding RHS repeat-associated core domain-containing protein gives rise to the protein MYSQVLTTDETRWHYTHETFYRHDNLGSVVAYEENNSIRPVKYTVFGNTVNMWNWPDKENFFGYNGKIEDMETGLYNYGFRDYSPVNMRWTTVDPIRDGTNWYAYVGNDPINYIDPLGLAEFRANPGDDDITIAIDVIGGTNFGETDYGQKVVSNLKDLNDKGQIKYKDLGTTTRAQHINYFGFKDEVININNNPSLSITLDELPGRLTHEGTHNVQATQGFVYGIDKEVQAFDNAAQVDIELGITPNTPTMEQLKEDYPQHFDLKPDLGTVVGVLLDPWKYSIPPRPAASFEKDFNDTEDNGECE
- a CDS encoding FliI/YscN family ATPase, which encodes MEIFDKYISTLKELEPVKFTGSVTGIHGMVIESTGPQAVIGELCYITIDPDKDKKNPGRLWCEVVALKGTKVQLMAYGEMDGVKIGSLVTASGETLHVNVSDSMLGRVFDGLGRPTDGKGAIVDGKRYPAMNTPPDAMTRKKIEDRVVTGVKSIDGLIPIGKGQRVGIFAGSGVGKSTLMGMVARNTDADINVIALIGERGREVREFLENDLGEEGLKRSVIIVATGDSPPLARLKGAFVATAVAEYFRDQGKDVMLLFDSVTRFAMAQREIGLSTGEPPATRGYTPSVFTMLPKLLERAGTNERGSITGFYTILVEGDDMDEPIADAVRGILDGHIVLSRDLAHKFHYPAIDVLQSVSRLTNKITSKPVQQNIGYIRKMLALYRDKEDLINIGAYAKGSNPDIDEAIDKMQDINNFLRQDIDEGVSIDETLSRQGFISGHNFDGEA
- a CDS encoding transporter substrate-binding domain-containing protein, producing the protein MKKLLIISIILLSFLGCKDDNNNKLTVAMELQYPPFEMSDESGNPSGISVDIAKDLGKYLGREVVIENIAWTGLIPSLQTNKADIIISSMTITDERAQVVDFSNPYIKSGLSLLINNESKVTGFADADKEGVVVAVKSGTTGANLAKNIFKKAEVRLFDEVAACVLEVSQGKADIFIYDVLTVYENYQRNIETTRMNLEPLPGSEGYWGMAVKKGNDELLRDVNKFIKEYQDNGGFNKLGDKYLGYIKTIFDDSGIPFFFDI
- a CDS encoding amino acid ABC transporter permease, whose product is MFSLKRYFLLKNPSDRPPRGAILLNFTIIFIFLAIFIIKGFSILDYDLRWDNVYKYKDNLLTGFYTTIVLSLISLLFSVIIGLFFGVFGRSRFLPLRVVSKIYIEIIRGTPLIVQILIFFYVVANFIGIDNRYVAGVIIMSFFSGAYIAEIIRAGVDSIGETQRETAKAIGLSKTQTYRYILFPQVLTRVLPPLAGQFASLIKDSSLLSIIAIKEFTMAAREINANTFSTIESYVPLAVGYLLLTIPISILTGYLERKFKYET